The following coding sequences lie in one Musa acuminata AAA Group cultivar baxijiao chromosome BXJ3-1, Cavendish_Baxijiao_AAA, whole genome shotgun sequence genomic window:
- the LOC135628438 gene encoding 3-ketoacyl-CoA synthase 3-like → MHTVLSVDAMELLWMIATVLFLYSSLSFLWKAFDCRRNQNCYLLDYVCYKPSDDRKLSTELCSDVIKRNKRLSMPDYKFLLKVVVNSGISEETYGPRSIIEGREESPTLNDCDDEVDDCMYSTLDELFHRTGISPGDVDVLVVNISMFAPAPSLTSRIVNRYKMREGVKTFNLSGMGCSASPIAIDLVNNVFETRKRTLAVVITSESIAPNWYCGTDKSMMLGNCLFRSGGCSFMLTNDPSLKHRAKMRLKCLVRAHSGANDDAYSCAMQNEDTDGRVGFHLSKNLPKVAVRAFTENLQTLAPKVLPVGELALYVIRGLRHMLRRSKETKAYAGTAVRVNFKSGVEHFCLHTGGAAVIDAVGSALGLNKYDVEPARMTLHRWGNTSASSLWYVLGYMEAKKRLRRKDRVLMLSFGAGFKCNSCLWEVLRDLEDGGAWEDSIQAYPPQSLVNPFMDKFGWVNEA, encoded by the coding sequence ATGCATACAGTACTGTCGGTTGATGCCATGGAGCTCTTGTGGATGATCGCCACTGTTCTTTTTCTGTACTcctctttgtcctttttgtggaaGGCCTTCGATTGTCGGAGGAACCAAAACTGTTATCTCCTTGATTATGTCTGCTACAAGCCTTCCGACGACCGCAAGCTCTCCACCGAGCTCTGCAGCGACGTCATCAAAAGGAACAAGAGACTGAGCATGCCTGACTACAAGTTCCTCCTCAAGGTCGTCGTCAACTCCGGCATCAGCGAGGAGACGTACGGCCcacggagcatcatcgagggcagGGAGGAGAGCCCCACCCTCAACGACTGCGACGACGAGGTGGACGACTGCATGTACAGTACCCTCGACGAGCTCTTCCACCGAACAGGGATCTCTCCCGGTGACGTCGACGTGCTGGTCGTCAACATCTCCATGTTCGCTCCGGCCCCATCCCTGACGTCGAGGATCGTCAATCGCTACAAGATGAGGGAGGGCGTCAAGACCTTCAACCTGTCCGGAATGGGGTGCAGCGCGAGCCCCATTGCCATCGACCTTGTCAACAACGTCTTCGAGACCCGTAAGAGGACGCTCGCCGTCGTCATAACGTCCGAGTCCATCGCCCCCAATTGGTATTGCGGCACTGACAAGTCCATGATGCTCGGGAACTGCCTTTTCCGCTCCGGCGGCTGCTCCTTCATGCTAACGAACGATCCGTCGCTGAAGCACCGAGCGAAGATGAGACTGAAATGCCTGGTCCGGGCGCACAGTGGGGCCAACGACGACGCATACAGCTGCGCCATGCAGAACGAGGATACAGACGGTCGCGTCGGCTTTCACCTCAGTAAGAACCTTCCTAAGGTAGCGGTGCGGGCCTTCACCGAGAACCTCCAGACTCTGGCGCCCAAAGTGCTACCGGTGGGAGAGCTTGCGCTTTACGTCATCCGGGGGCTCCGCCACATGCTGCGGCGGTCGAAGGAGACGAAGGCTTACGCCGGGACGGCGGTGAGGGTGAACTTCAAGTCGGGCGTCGAGCACTTCTGTCTGCACACCGGGGGCGCGGCGGTGATTGATGCAGTGGGTAGTGCCCTGGGGCTAAACAAGTACGACGTGGAGCCGGCGAGGATGACGCTGCACCGATGGGGGAACACCTCCGCCAGCAGCTTGTGGTATGTGCTGGGCTACATGGAAGCGAAGAAGCGGCTGAGGAGGAAGGACCGGGTCTTGATGCTCAGCTTCGGAGCGGGGTTCAAGTGCAACAGCTGCCTGTGGGAGGTGCTGAGAGACCTGGAGGATGGAGGGGCGTGGGAGGACTCAATCCAAGCCTACCCTCCACAATCCTTAGTCAACCCCTTCATGGACAAATTTGGGTGGGTCAACGAGGCGTGA